Proteins from one Desmodus rotundus isolate HL8 chromosome 9, HLdesRot8A.1, whole genome shotgun sequence genomic window:
- the LOC112301372 gene encoding zinc finger protein 490: MDSVALEDVNVKFTMEEWAILNPTQKKLYRDVMQETFRNLASVACILEEKWEDRDSEDQYEKCGRNLGSHMVERLYKRKEGSQCRETFSQIPNHDEKKKPATEIKLPKSRLCAQVFMHLLSFTSHTRSLTGAKLYQCREYEEKPYKCKDCGKAFKQRRYIRVHEKKHRAEKPYECTKCGKAYRYSSNLCRHAVTHTREKPYECKKCGKAWSSLTIFQRHMIKHSRDGPFKCKECGRDFICPRKFRSHEMTHRGEKPYDCKECGKAFSLLRYLRKHKRTHDGKKPHECKECGKAFRYPTFLRNHEKTHSGEKPYECKQCGKAFSRPSYFQIHEKTHSGKKPYQCKQCGKAFSCRRYCQMHERIHSGEKPYECVKCGKAFGYPSSYRKHVRTRCRDEPC, translated from the exons gactctgtggccTTGGAAGATGTTAACGTGAAGTTCACCATGGAGGAGTGGGCTATCCTGAATCCGACCCAGAAGAAACTGTACAGAGATGTGATGCAGGAAACCTTCAGGAACCTGGCTTCCGTAG CatgtattttagaagaaaaatgggaagacCGTGACAGTGAAGATCAGTATGAAAAATGTGGGAGAAATCTTGG CAGTCATATGGTAGAGAGACtctataaaaggaaagaaggtaGTCAATGTAGAGAAACCTTCAGCCAGATTCCAAAccatgatgaaaagaaaaaacctgcTACTGAAATAAAACTACCTAAATCCAGGTTGTGTGCACAAGTCTTCATGCATCTTTTATCCTTTACTAGCCACACAAGATCTCTCACTGGAGCCAAACTATACCAGTGTCGGGAATatgaagagaagccttataaatgtaAGGACTGTGGGAAAGCTTTCAAGCAGCGCCGATATATTCGTGTGCATGAAAAGAAACACCGCGCAGAAAAGCCCTATGAATGTACAAAATGTGGTAAAGCCTACAGGTATTCAAGTAACTTGTGTAGACATGCAGTAACTCATACTCgagagaagccctatgagtgTAAGAAGTGTGGCAAAGCCTGGAGTTCTCTCACCATATTTCAAAGACACATGATCAAGCACAGCAGAGATGGGCCTTTTAAATGTAAGGAGTGTGGGAGAGATTTCATTTGTCCAAGAAAATTTCGAAGTCATGAAATGACACACAGGGGAGAAAAGCCCTATGATTGTAAGGAATGCGGTAAAGCCTTCAGTTTACTCAGATAtcttagaaaacataaaagaactCATGATGGAAAGAAGCCTcatgaatgtaaggaatgtggtaAAGCTTTCCGTTATCCCACTTTTcttagaaatcatgaaaaaactCATTCtggggagaaaccctatgaatgtaagcaatgtgggaaagcctttagtcGTCCCAGTTACtttcaaattcatgaaaaaacTCATAGTGGGAAGAAACCATATCAATGTAAGCAatgtgggaaagctttcagttgTCGCAGGTACTGTCAAATGCACGAAAGAATACACAGTGGAGAAAAACCCTACGAATGTGTAAAATGTGGTAAAGCCTTTGGTTACCCAAGTAGTTACCGTAAACATGTGAGAACACGTTGTAGAGATGAACCCTGTTAA